One Bacteroidales bacterium DNA segment encodes these proteins:
- the glmS gene encoding glutamine--fructose-6-phosphate transaminase (isomerizing) — MCGIVGYIGHRQAYNVIINGLKRLEYRGYDSAGICVINGKSQLFKCKGKVIDLENHIKVKPLEGTIGIGHTRWATHGEPNDVNAHPHVSMNGIFTLIHNGIIENYSQLKTKLENRGYKFTSETDTEVLVNLIEYIYEKGNVTAEIAVRLALTKVVGAYGLAILCHNEPNTLIAARKGSPLVIGVGEDEYFVASDATPIVEYTNSVIYLNDNDVAVIKRGELSLKTIYNESLQPNIQTLDLDIEEIEKGGFDHFMLKEIFEQPRSIHDTFRGRISPNMDEIHLGGLYHVLPRLIEAKRIVIIGCGTSWHAGLVGEYLLEELARVPVEVEYASEFRYRNPIIYKDDVVIAISQSGETADTLAAIRLARKAGALVLGICNVVGSSIPRETDAGVYTHAGPEIGVASTKAFSAQVTILTMMALLLGWRKGYFSQEKYKELIKEIIQVPEKIQKILESNDKVIKIAEIFSKSTNFLYLGRGYFFPVALEGALKLKEISYIHAEGYPAAEMKHGPIALIDEKMPVVVIAAKDSSYEKVVSNVQEVKARKGVIISIVTEGDTLIKEMSDYVLEIPKAHEIVESLLAVVPLQLLAYHIALMRGCNVDQPRNLAKSVTVE, encoded by the coding sequence AATGGATTAAAAAGATTAGAGTATCGTGGGTATGATTCGGCTGGAATATGCGTAATAAATGGCAAATCGCAATTATTTAAATGTAAAGGGAAGGTTATCGATTTAGAGAATCATATTAAAGTAAAACCTCTTGAGGGAACCATTGGAATTGGTCATACTCGATGGGCAACTCATGGCGAACCTAATGATGTCAATGCGCATCCACATGTATCGATGAATGGGATATTTACATTAATTCATAATGGGATAATTGAAAATTACAGTCAGCTTAAAACGAAACTTGAAAACAGAGGCTATAAGTTTACTTCTGAAACAGATACCGAAGTTCTAGTCAATCTTATAGAGTATATATACGAGAAAGGTAATGTTACTGCAGAAATAGCCGTTCGGCTTGCATTAACAAAGGTTGTTGGAGCCTATGGGCTTGCTATTTTATGTCACAATGAGCCCAACACATTAATTGCCGCACGTAAAGGAAGTCCATTGGTTATTGGTGTTGGTGAGGATGAATATTTTGTAGCATCAGATGCAACACCTATTGTAGAGTATACCAATAGCGTAATATACCTTAATGATAATGATGTTGCTGTAATAAAACGAGGAGAACTTAGTCTAAAGACTATATACAACGAATCGTTACAACCAAACATTCAAACCCTTGATTTAGACATTGAAGAGATTGAGAAGGGTGGTTTTGACCATTTCATGCTTAAGGAGATTTTTGAACAACCAAGAAGTATTCATGATACATTTAGAGGAAGAATATCTCCAAACATGGATGAAATTCATCTGGGTGGTTTATATCATGTTCTCCCTCGATTAATTGAGGCAAAACGAATTGTAATAATTGGTTGTGGAACATCTTGGCATGCTGGTTTGGTAGGTGAGTATTTACTTGAGGAGTTGGCGCGAGTACCTGTAGAGGTTGAATATGCTTCTGAATTTAGATATCGCAATCCGATTATTTATAAGGACGATGTTGTTATCGCAATCAGTCAAAGCGGAGAAACAGCCGATACGCTTGCTGCAATCCGTTTAGCGCGAAAAGCAGGAGCTCTTGTTCTAGGTATCTGTAATGTTGTAGGCTCAAGTATTCCTCGGGAAACGGACGCAGGTGTTTATACCCATGCAGGACCTGAAATTGGTGTTGCTTCAACAAAGGCATTTTCCGCTCAGGTGACTATTCTAACCATGATGGCTCTTTTATTAGGGTGGAGGAAAGGTTATTTTAGTCAAGAAAAGTATAAAGAACTTATTAAAGAGATTATTCAAGTTCCCGAAAAGATTCAGAAAATTCTGGAATCAAATGATAAGGTTATTAAAATTGCGGAGATTTTCAGCAAGTCGACTAATTTTCTCTACTTAGGGAGAGGGTATTTTTTCCCAGTTGCTTTAGAAGGTGCTTTAAAACTTAAGGAGATATCATATATACATGCAGAGGGTTATCCTGCTGCCGAGATGAAGCATGGGCCAATTGCCTTAATCGATGAAAAGATGCCTGTTGTGGTGATTGCTGCCAAAGATAGTAGTTACGAAAAAGTGGTTAGCAATGTTCAAGAGGTTAAAGCGCGGAAAGGTGTTATTATTTCCATTGTTACAGAGGGAGATACTTTGATTAAAGAGATGTCGGATTATGTATTGGAGATCCCAAAAGCGCACGAGATTGTTGAATCGCTCCTTGCGGTTGTTCCTTTACAGCTGCTAGCTTATCATATTGCTTTGATGCGTGGGTGTAATGTTGATCAACCAAGGAATTTGGCTAAATCGGTAACTGTTGAATAA